The genomic region CTGCATTAACTTCCTTTTAGGATGTTTAGGACAAGCACAGTCATAATCTACTATATGTTTTGTTTCCTAAGGATGCTGAAACtggtaaattgtgtgtgtgtgtgtattgactgaCTTTTATCCAGATACAAAGATACCTCTGGAACAATATCTCACAGGATCTGGGCCAGCAGCGGGTCAGATCAGGGCCCGATCCAGAGTTATCTTCTACCTAGTGACCAATAACCCTGTTATTGCTATATGCTAGTCGTGCATCTGTAGCTGTATTTTAACATGTacatctgcagacacacagtaaAATGTGGACTAAATTACTTTTTGACAGACAGAGCTCAAAGTGTGATTGAGATTCTTTTTTTGACTCAAAGTACAAGGACATGCCAAATTTAGGGCTGGGTATTAGTGGAAAAAGCCTGCAGGTAACTGCAAACCTTGTTAGCCTGGTTTTCAACACGTTTCTAATTACAGTTTCTAAAAGTTGTCTCCAGGTTGTGAACTCTCGTCACGTGGTGCCAACGTTACATCTGGCCCTGTGAGACTAGTAAACAGGAAACTGGTTTTCAGATTTGCTTTCTCaacaaaaagacacagacatttGTTTTGTGCTGATCACTTCATTAACAGAACCATTGACATATaaacatgtatatgtctatgaacAAAACCATGCTATTCCATACCATTAAGGCTCATCAACACTGCCCAAACTAACAAACCTCAAAACTCTAACATTGCCTGTGCAGAACTGATGAATCGTCTTTTTTATTTGTAGAGTTTGTATTTAATAATTAGAAGGGAAAGAACTGCTTTGTGTAAAACAGAAAACCAGGTGACTTGGTGTCCATTTTGAAAGACTGACTGCAACTGACGATTGCTTCTTTATAGAAGCAATAATGCAACCAATAGTTTATTTAAAGTCATGCTTCAGTCAGCATGTACAGGtgttgttttcatgaaatatgcAGCGGTCTTAGCAACTCTCCTCAGCTACAGATGACCTTTAACCCCTTGCATCCATGCCTGTGAGCACATGATATGGGCCACTTCTGCCACTCCcaaatgagagaaaagagagatcaGCTATGAGATTCACACAGCATGGACAAACTGGAATTTGTCTGGAATTTCCACCCACACAACCATTCTTTTTTTCACAGTTCCACTACATTGGAAGAAGCGTGATTCCACTTCTGTTCTATCCCACAGTTTTGGCTTGGAATGAGTTTTCTGTGTGTCCAGACAGGGAGCATAGGTCATCAGCACGGCACAATTCAGCCATTTGTGTCGACCTCTGCTCTTCAGAGTACAATtggactccatccaatcagtgTTGTGGAACATCACTCTCCCCTCTTGCGCACCCACCGACACATCTCCAAGGGACAAGGCAAAGAGACGAGATTGGAACGGTATTTTTCAGGGTGCCTCGCCGTGCACCGTGTCTTATACAAAACATCTTCACTATGTCAACACAACCTGAATGGATGGTTGAGGTTTGCCACTTGGTCaagggcagtgcacacacacacacacacacacacacacatacacacacacacatacacacacacacacgcaaccgtGTATGTATCAGCTGAAGTGAATGCGTTGCTTATGGAAGTGTTTAAATAAAACTGTCTGGATGGGGATGCTTGgatgttgggggagggggggggggggggggggggtcctctgaAGAGTGCTGATTTGGGAGGTCAACTCTGCCCCTGGACACACAGCAGCTGTCAGACTGTATCCAGGACCGGCGCACCGTGCCTCTGGCTGGAGACGGAAGCAGCTCTCCCTCTGTGGCGCGCGGCTTCGAAGAGGGAGAGACCAAGCCtgtgagaaacacatcagtcagagacattgctctcttgctctctttctctttctctttctcttctcattGAGTGAGTCATCATGAGTCCAAATAAAAAGAGACACATCagctcccccttttttttttaaaaggttcCCGAGATGAGGAAAGAAAGGACCATCTAGTCTGCAGTCACAGCCACCGCGGCTGTCTCTCACCTTTTGATCCGACCGATTTGCTCACACAGCATGGACAGGTACTGCGTGAGTTTCACCATGGCGATGATGAGCGTGCCCCCGACGAGCGTGCACGAGGGCCAGAAGAGGGAGTGGAAGATGGCCCCGGGGCCGTAGAGTCGGGTCAGCAGCGCGCTGTCCTGCCGCTCTCCTGGGGCGTAGTGGCAGGGGACCTGCTGGTGCAGCTTGAGTCTCTCCGAGATGTTTAGGACCATCGAGTACATGGCGGTGGAGTCCTTACGGCATTTGGGAACGTAGAAACACtgtggggagacagagagagccgaGACAGTAAATCATCTGTTTACAGCGCTGACATAACATACCAATACGGAACGGCAGCAATCCTTTAGGGATTTGAGCTGTTTTGTAATGCTGTTGTGATGCTGTTTTGAAATATATGAAAAAAAGTTGTGATACAGTCGTTATTACGATACAGTAGGTGGAGACAGCTTTATGTCATGCAATCCCATAATACCTTGCGTTTGAGAGGAGGTTTTCTCGACAACTTCCTCACTTAAAATCATTCGTTGAACTCTTGTTATTGTCAGACACTTGCATTTGTGTATGACAGAAGCTATGGATACTAAACGCTTTAAAGCCTGTTTAAGGTTTTGTGATTTACGTTACGAACAGCGCCTTCATTTGAACTAGATAGAACTGTGTGGGTCAAATGCTCCCGCTCACCTCGGGGTTTGAGTCCTGAGCCTCTTCGTTGTGGGAGAGACGGAGCACTCGGCCGGATGCGTTGAGACTGACGAACACCTGTAGGCACGGATACCTGGAACTCTTCCAGCACTCGGAGCCGCAGCTGTAGGTGCAGTTAATCTCCGCCACGACCGACGAGTTGAGCACGGTGCAGCTGGACTCTTCCGTCCACACGCTGAACATGAATGGGATAGACAGTAGGGGGAAGTCACTGACCTGCTTTGACAGATGAGACTCTTGTTTTACACAATCACGTACATTACATGAAATGATAACATGGccaaaagtttgtttttctgccATTAGGTTTGTATTGTGTTGCCGTTATTATTTTCATAGTGTGCACATTTaatggaaaacaaaaataattaagGAATTCTAAGTTACATTTACTGTAGGATTTCAACTGGGAAAGGTTGTCTCTCCCACTTCctactgagtgtgtctgttgccttgtatttacatttagtcatttagcagacgcttttatccaaagcgacttacaaggatgtatacacattttacatatacactgatggcacactgcacatcaggagcaattaggggttcagtgtcttgctcaaggacgcttcgacagggaatcgaactagcaaccttctgattactaaacgacttatctacccccgtaccactgtcgccccatgaTTGTATGAGAGGCTGCATGATGTTCATGGGAAATGAAGGCCCACGCATGCAGCAGGTCACTTCTCAAATGTCAGCTGAATCAGTGATCTCTTTGTTTCTAATTGGTGCCTCAAGAACTCCCTCAGCTACAACTTAATGACACACATTTCCTCATAATAACTAGTTGTTCACAGATGACAGCACGATGTTAACTTTCTATTCCAACGAATTTCTCACAGAATATTGTGCTATACCAAtgtcagttagttagttaacaCTAGGGCAGCATCTGTTACTATATATCATTCCCACAGTGTGGGGGTGTCTGAAGGTATCACTTAATGTGTTCCTTTTTCATGTACATCCTCCTTAGAACACTAATGTCACCCTTCTTGGGACACTAAATATCACCCTTCTTGTTTAGGTAGAGTTTCCCAGGGCTCAGCTGGCTATTGAACTACCATTTAAGACAATTTAGTGAGAACACGCATCCTGCTACAATCTGCCAGAGGTCTGCATCAATTGGGCAATCTCAAACATTCCCACCTGGCGGCGTGACATGGTTTGGGTGCAGCATCAGGAGAGTGAGTCTGAAGCCAAGTGTGTCCGCTTTCTATTACAGACCGACAGAATGTGGGCAACAAATTAGGCTATTTGTATTAATAGTGTTTTGGCACGGCATGAGTGGGGGACTGATGAAACTGGCACGCTGGCACGCTAGCACGCTGGCACGCTGGCACGCTGTGATGTACAGCAATCAGCTGATTTCACACATCTGTGTTTTGATACACAGCGGGGGGGGGACTCTGGCATACCTGTCTGCGTAGGAACGCATCATGGTTATTCCCAGGACAAAGTACATCATGACGGAGAAGAGGATCATGCTCAGGCCCAGCAGGATGGCTCGGTCCTCGCCTGCCTTCAGCGCCGTCACCGTCTTCCTCTTTTCCAAGACGTCATACTGGATCTTTTGGTAAACCCTGAGGTATCACACACAGGCTTAGACACAGATGCATACCAGCTCAAAACCATCACATGAAGATGGAATGAAATAGCTGTCTTGGTCAAAGAATTATCATTCCCTTTGTAACAacactaataaacacaacaccaTCTTAACTCTGGAGGCCAAACAAGAGAGAAAATTGTAAACATGactttttataaatatacctttTAACCTGACTGTAAATGTACAAATGTTGATACAACACATCTTTGCCATGCTATGCACCACTGAAAGTTTCTTTGAAAGTTTGGCATCACTAGGAATACAGTGTGAAAATGCAGTATCATGTTCTAATATACTATAATGAGTACGATTAGTTACAAAACCGCCTTTTCTCATGCCCTACGCTCTCGTGTAGAGTCACCTCTAAAGCCGTTCCTAATTCACCACATCATGGTCACGTCGTCATCACAATGGCTTCTGTTCTATTCTTCTACATCATAGCAATAAATGTAATATCACCACCATTTCCTCCATGGTGTCTTAATGCACTGCTAATCTGATAGATTATAATACGACCACCATACCTTACCTCGTGTCTTAATGCACTGCTAATCTGATAGATTATAATATGACCACCATACCTTCCCTCGTGTCCTGATCTCTGAGGTCCTTTGGCTCCAGCCCATAGGAACATCCTCCCTGGTACTCCAGAGTGGCTGTGGCTCACTGAAGGCTTTGGATGAgactgccgctgctgctgctgctggaaagTCCTGAGGGGAGAGCACAATCAGTCAGGCATCCGTGAGTTTTAACTCCACCGATCCTGCTCCTCCCTTTGTGCCGTCCGGCGCTCttgcccccctcacacacacatgcacccaggGGGACAACATTGAAGACCCCCCCTGGAGTCTCTAAGAAATGAGGGTTGTGAGCTCAGGTTTTTCCAAATGAATGAACGTGTTAGCTGTCCGGTCGAAGCACTTCCAGAATGACAGAAGTTACACTCCTGAAAAAGTGTTAGACGGACTGGTCATCCTCTTGTTGCAGACAGCAGTGCCAGAGCCATTCCCACGTGTGAGTTGAGTGAGTGACGGAttcagagagagacggaaattaagagagagagagagagagagagagagagagagagagaggaggagcagcagaaggCAGCGGTAGAATAGAATGAGTGGAGGTCTCTCAGCTCACTCGCTTCACATCACATGCATCAGTGTGAAGTCCGTTCCACTGGTTCTCATTTGCCATTGCCTAT from Clupea harengus chromosome 10, Ch_v2.0.2, whole genome shotgun sequence harbors:
- the si:ch211-247n2.1 gene encoding calcium-activated potassium channel subunit beta-2 — encoded protein: MFLWAGAKGPQRSGHEGRVYQKIQYDVLEKRKTVTALKAGEDRAILLGLSMILFSVMMYFVLGITMMRSYADSVWTEESSCTVLNSSVVAEINCTYSCGSECWKSSRYPCLQVFVSLNASGRVLRLSHNEEAQDSNPECFYVPKCRKDSTAMYSMVLNISERLKLHQQVPCHYAPGERQDSALLTRLYGPGAIFHSLFWPSCTLVGGTLIIAMVKLTQYLSMLCEQIGRIKRLGLSLFEAARHRGRAASVSSQRHGAPVLDTV